In Nitrospirota bacterium, one genomic interval encodes:
- a CDS encoding sigma-54 dependent transcriptional regulator: MKRVLIVDDDENLRSIVRDVLNDEGFRTEEAPNGLRALAAFKRELPDVVLLDLNMPQMSGIETLQELRKINSRVPVIILTAYSDIPTVVDAMRGGAYDFTVKPPDFDRLIITLRRAVEKRDLELEVQRATAALELSLEQTFGRSAAVRNVINQINQVAQTDFAVIIQGETGAGKSLVANVIHNMSKRAEGPFVHVDIGLIPDTLVESELFGYRKGAFTGADRNKVGYFETASSGTIFIDELENMSAHVQSRLLSVIERKRVYPLGSTDPVAVDVRIIAATNKDIKQCVNSKEFREDLFYRLGEFVITVPPLRERRDDIPFFIHKFLLEACTELNKQIRGVSDDALALLREHSWPGNIRELKNVMRRAALAAHGDTITPDHIALMIKPEHPHAPAAPLLSLKEEMRMLEKQRIQEALVKTGGNKTKAAELLKISYTNICEKIKEYGIG; the protein is encoded by the coding sequence GTGAAGAGAGTGCTTATTGTCGACGACGACGAGAACCTGAGGTCCATCGTCAGGGATGTCCTTAACGACGAGGGATTCCGGACCGAAGAGGCGCCCAACGGATTGCGCGCTCTCGCGGCCTTCAAGAGAGAGCTTCCCGATGTGGTGCTCCTCGACCTGAATATGCCTCAGATGAGCGGCATCGAAACGCTGCAGGAGCTCAGGAAAATCAACAGCCGCGTGCCGGTCATTATCCTCACCGCCTACAGCGATATCCCTACCGTCGTCGACGCCATGCGGGGCGGGGCCTACGACTTCACGGTGAAGCCTCCCGATTTCGACAGGCTCATCATTACGCTCAGGCGCGCCGTGGAAAAGCGGGACCTCGAGCTGGAGGTGCAGCGGGCGACCGCGGCGCTCGAGCTTTCCCTGGAGCAGACGTTCGGCAGAAGCGCCGCTGTCAGAAACGTCATCAACCAGATCAATCAGGTGGCCCAGACCGACTTCGCCGTCATCATCCAGGGGGAGACGGGAGCAGGGAAGTCCCTGGTAGCGAACGTTATCCACAACATGAGCAAGCGCGCCGAGGGGCCCTTCGTGCATGTCGATATCGGGCTGATCCCGGATACCCTTGTCGAGAGCGAGCTCTTCGGCTACCGGAAGGGGGCTTTTACCGGAGCGGACAGGAACAAGGTGGGCTATTTCGAGACGGCGAGCAGCGGTACGATCTTCATCGACGAGCTGGAGAACATGTCCGCCCATGTGCAGAGCAGGCTCCTCAGCGTCATCGAGCGGAAGCGGGTCTATCCTCTCGGCAGCACGGACCCTGTAGCAGTGGACGTCCGCATCATCGCCGCGACCAACAAGGACATCAAACAATGTGTCAACAGCAAGGAGTTCAGGGAAGACCTCTTCTACCGGCTCGGCGAGTTCGTGATCACCGTCCCTCCCCTCAGGGAGCGGCGCGACGATATCCCGTTTTTCATTCACAAGTTCCTGCTCGAGGCCTGCACCGAGCTTAACAAGCAGATACGGGGCGTGAGCGACGACGCCCTTGCCCTGCTCAGGGAGCACTCCTGGCCGGGCAATATAAGGGAGCTGAAAAACGTCATGAGGAGGGCGGCGCTTGCGGCGCACGGGGATACCATTACCCCTGACCATATAGCCCTCATGATCAAGCCCGAGCATCCGCATGCCCCTGCCGCCCCCCTGCTCTCTCTCAAGGAGGAGATGAGGATGCTCGAGAAGCAGCGGATACAGGAGGCCCTGGTCAAGACGGGAGGCAACAAGACGAAGGCGGCCGAGCTCCTCAAGATCAGCTATACCAATATCTGTGAAAAGATAAAAGAGTACGGTATCGGGTGA
- a CDS encoding ATP-binding protein, producing MRRFPGLSSFDELRKSFGVKIVSAFIAVIAAVLSTFTVLLVHHQSREVRDALIKEGRMLASLLAHNARTGVFAENVEVLRDLAQGMMNQRDVVSVSISTAEGRHLFTAAKSLTSVEPQAARVEGGPDSGIHASPVHEFAETASGLVFVRPVMLEVFDHAIESLYFSEANQAKTERVIGYVTIVMDKRTMNKAMESILVQHSTIAVLFIISGSLIILITVRKVTRPLGKLTEQVRLLGKGEAVRQVPIESDDEIGRLAGAFNTMSEDLRKREEEKALLEKQLAQSRKLEAVGTLAKGIAHDFNNLLTTVKGSVYLLQKRLDRSSPLLEYTGKMQDSLHKAQDLIQSLLIFSKGQAVQPKPLELNTLVAQMQTTLVSLAGEQVECSFSLCPGAIVVMADRVQIEQVLMNLVTNARDAMPEGGAVSVRTDAVEVRAERGYNHVQLKPGYYAVICVADGGAGIDEQVRDRIFEPFFTTKEVGKGVGLGLSIVYGIVEHYKGTIEVKTGEGRGTAFTIYLPLAETNRKSGRAGEEAE from the coding sequence CATTCGACGAGCTGAGAAAGAGCTTCGGGGTCAAGATCGTGAGCGCCTTTATCGCGGTCATCGCGGCGGTGCTCTCGACCTTTACCGTCCTCCTGGTCCATCACCAGAGCAGGGAGGTGAGGGATGCCCTGATCAAGGAGGGGAGAATGCTGGCGAGCCTGCTGGCGCATAATGCGAGGACAGGAGTCTTCGCCGAGAATGTCGAGGTCCTCAGGGATCTCGCTCAGGGCATGATGAACCAGAGGGACGTCGTGTCGGTCTCGATCTCGACTGCCGAGGGCCGGCATCTCTTTACCGCGGCTAAATCGCTGACTTCCGTCGAGCCGCAGGCGGCCCGCGTCGAGGGAGGCCCTGACTCAGGCATTCACGCCTCCCCGGTGCACGAGTTTGCCGAAACAGCATCAGGGCTGGTCTTCGTGCGCCCGGTAATGCTGGAGGTGTTCGACCACGCGATAGAGTCGCTCTATTTCAGCGAGGCGAATCAGGCAAAGACCGAGAGGGTTATCGGGTATGTCACGATCGTGATGGACAAGCGCACCATGAACAAGGCCATGGAGTCCATCCTGGTGCAGCATTCCACGATCGCCGTGCTGTTCATCATTTCCGGGTCACTCATCATCCTGATCACGGTGCGAAAGGTCACCCGCCCCCTGGGCAAGCTGACCGAGCAGGTGAGGCTGCTGGGGAAAGGGGAAGCGGTGCGGCAGGTGCCGATCGAGTCGGATGACGAGATCGGCAGGCTGGCCGGGGCGTTCAATACCATGTCCGAGGACCTTCGCAAGCGCGAGGAGGAGAAGGCGCTCCTCGAGAAGCAGCTTGCACAGTCCAGAAAGCTCGAGGCGGTCGGTACCCTGGCAAAAGGAATCGCCCATGACTTCAACAACCTCCTCACCACGGTCAAGGGCTCGGTGTACCTCTTGCAGAAAAGGCTCGACCGCAGCAGCCCGCTCCTCGAATATACGGGGAAGATGCAGGACTCCCTGCATAAAGCGCAGGACCTCATCCAGAGCCTGCTCATCTTCAGCAAAGGGCAGGCGGTTCAGCCGAAACCCCTCGAGCTCAACACGCTCGTCGCGCAGATGCAGACGACCCTCGTGAGCCTGGCCGGCGAACAGGTCGAGTGCAGTTTCTCCTTGTGCCCCGGGGCGATCGTGGTAATGGCCGACCGGGTCCAGATAGAGCAGGTGCTCATGAACCTCGTTACCAACGCCCGAGACGCCATGCCCGAAGGAGGAGCGGTGTCGGTCAGGACCGATGCAGTGGAGGTCCGGGCGGAAAGAGGGTATAATCATGTGCAACTGAAGCCGGGGTACTATGCGGTAATCTGCGTAGCGGACGGAGGAGCCGGTATCGACGAGCAGGTCCGGGATCGGATCTTCGAACCCTTCTTCACCACGAAAGAGGTCGGCAAAGGCGTCGGTCTCGGCCTCTCGATCGTGTACGGCATTGTCGAGCACTACAAGGGCACTATCGAGGTGAAGACCGGAGAGGGCAGGGGAACCGCCTTCACCATTTATCTACCCCTTGCCGAGACGAACCGGAAATCCGGTCGTGCCGGGGAAGAGGCGGAATGA